In Ignavibacteriales bacterium, a single genomic region encodes these proteins:
- the zwf gene encoding glucose-6-phosphate dehydrogenase, with product MSTVIVIFGATGDLTARKLLPALFNNYRKKRLPEHIHVIGYGRKPLSTETFRDLMKAAVRKFAADQYSGDEWNAFASHLFYQQGELEGVQHYQSLAQRIAGVAGTPHNCMYYIATAPEFYTTIVRHLSEAALLEETGKTGYRRLIVEKPFGRDLPSALALNQELHNALNENQIYRIDHYLGKETVQNMIVFRFGNAIFEPLWNRNYIDHVQITVSETVGVEHRAGYYDSAGVLRDMFQNHLLQLLTLVAMEPPVAFEANALRNEKVKVLSALRQISPEHSAVSTVRAHYEGYTREPGVAPNSSTETFAALRLFVDNWRWQGVPFYLRSGKMMRDKASEITVQFRRPPTQILDTHAGRTELFTNRLTICIQPDEGIHLRFIAKVPDQGMETRPVEMDFDFRNSFGATAIPEAYERLLLDALNGDASLFARSDEIELAWNFIDGVRAGWESEHAPPLLQYKPQTWGPAAADDLLGRDGRWWVHNSILQRGDHPEPEL from the coding sequence ATGAGTACGGTCATCGTTATTTTTGGGGCCACGGGAGATCTGACTGCACGGAAACTGCTCCCCGCGCTCTTCAACAATTATCGGAAGAAACGGCTTCCTGAACACATTCACGTTATCGGCTACGGCCGCAAACCGCTCTCGACGGAGACGTTTCGGGACTTGATGAAAGCGGCGGTCAGAAAGTTCGCAGCTGATCAATATAGCGGGGATGAATGGAATGCCTTTGCATCGCATCTGTTCTACCAGCAGGGTGAACTTGAAGGGGTGCAGCACTACCAGTCACTTGCACAAAGGATCGCCGGTGTCGCAGGTACTCCTCACAATTGTATGTACTATATTGCAACGGCACCGGAATTCTATACCACCATTGTCCGGCATCTTTCTGAGGCGGCCCTCCTCGAGGAAACGGGGAAGACCGGCTATCGTCGTTTGATCGTCGAGAAACCATTCGGACGGGATCTTCCTTCTGCGCTTGCCCTGAACCAGGAGCTGCACAACGCACTCAACGAAAATCAGATATACCGGATCGACCATTATCTCGGAAAAGAGACAGTCCAGAACATGATCGTGTTTCGCTTTGGCAATGCGATCTTCGAGCCGCTGTGGAACCGCAACTACATCGATCATGTCCAAATCACCGTATCAGAGACCGTCGGTGTCGAACACCGGGCAGGGTACTATGACAGCGCAGGTGTTCTGCGCGACATGTTTCAAAACCATCTGCTCCAGCTCCTGACGCTCGTGGCAATGGAGCCTCCGGTTGCGTTCGAGGCGAATGCGCTGCGCAATGAGAAAGTGAAAGTGCTGAGCGCACTCAGGCAGATTTCACCCGAACATTCGGCTGTCTCAACCGTGCGCGCGCACTACGAGGGCTATACACGGGAACCGGGCGTCGCACCGAACTCAAGCACGGAAACCTTCGCGGCGCTGCGACTGTTCGTTGACAATTGGCGCTGGCAGGGAGTTCCCTTCTATCTCCGCTCGGGCAAGATGATGAGGGACAAAGCTTCAGAGATCACTGTGCAGTTCCGCCGCCCGCCAACGCAAATTCTGGACACCCATGCCGGCAGAACAGAATTGTTCACCAACCGTCTGACGATCTGCATTCAGCCCGACGAAGGGATACACCTGCGGTTCATCGCGAAAGTTCCGGACCAGGGAATGGAAACAAGGCCCGTGGAAATGGACTTCGATTTCCGTAACTCGTTCGGCGCGACAGCGATTCCGGAAGCGTATGAACGGCTTCTGCTCGACGCGTTGAACGGCGATGCCTCATTGTTTGCTCGGAGCGATGAGATCGAGCTTGCCTGGAATTTCATAGACGGTGTCCGGGCCGGATGGGAGAGCGAGCACGCTCCTCCGTTGCTTCAATACAAGCCGCAGACGTGGGGGCCGGCAGCTGCCGACGATCTCCTCGGCCGCGACGGGCGCTGGTGGGTACATAACAGTATTCTTCAACGTGGGGATCATCCTGAGCCTGAATTATGA
- a CDS encoding rhamnogalacturonan acetylesterase — translation MRHARLIALLLFGLLVGFRQTADKTIVRVFLIGDSTVADYTIYDDYKTKRFPITGWGQVFQTFMSRDSLFKMRNVIKADSVLVVDSARGGRSTRTFFEEGRWASVYESLKPNDLILIQFGHNDAAKDKPERYVTVQGYKEYLRLYVNQAREKGAIPILLTPVNRNYPWADGKLTSVHGEYPDAVKQVAKELSVRLIDLTQLSCDFFTSKGQEYVTSHYFMNLPASTFEAYPDGQKDNTHFQPEGAVEVARLVFEALQKI, via the coding sequence ATGAGACACGCACGCCTGATCGCATTGCTGCTGTTCGGATTGCTGGTCGGCTTCCGCCAGACCGCGGACAAGACAATCGTCAGAGTCTTCCTGATAGGTGACTCGACGGTGGCTGATTACACGATCTACGATGATTACAAGACCAAACGTTTTCCCATCACCGGATGGGGACAGGTATTCCAGACTTTCATGAGTCGTGACAGTCTTTTCAAGATGCGAAACGTCATCAAGGCCGACAGTGTGTTGGTTGTCGACAGTGCACGCGGTGGACGCAGTACCCGGACGTTTTTTGAGGAAGGGCGATGGGCCTCTGTGTATGAATCGCTGAAGCCCAATGACCTGATTCTTATCCAGTTTGGCCACAATGACGCAGCAAAAGACAAACCTGAGCGGTATGTCACTGTGCAAGGATACAAAGAATACCTTCGTCTGTATGTGAATCAAGCCCGTGAAAAAGGGGCAATACCAATCCTCCTCACGCCCGTGAACCGCAATTATCCATGGGCTGATGGGAAGCTCACGAGTGTGCACGGAGAATATCCGGATGCGGTGAAACAGGTGGCGAAAGAACTCAGTGTCCGACTCATCGATTTGACGCAACTCTCGTGCGACTTCTTTACTTCCAAGGGTCAGGAGTACGTCACCAGCCACTATTTCATGAACCTTCCAGCAAGTACTTTTGAAGCCTATCCCGATGGTCAGAAAGACAATACGCATTTTCAGCCGGAAGGGGCTGTCGAGGTTGCACGACTGGTCTTTGAGGCTTTGCAGAAGATCTGA
- a CDS encoding DUF559 domain-containing protein: MRRKVLPYNPRLKQVARMLRNNMILAEILLWKQLKNKQLLEYDFHRQKPIDEFVVDFFCPKLLLAIEIDGDSHEGKLTKDSQRQRDIEKFSIQFLRFSDEEVKQNLEGVVDSIAHWIQTRRPSDTKLLDEDKSKN, encoded by the coding sequence ATGAGACGTAAAGTACTCCCATACAACCCGCGGTTGAAGCAAGTTGCCAGAATGTTGCGCAACAACATGATTCTCGCCGAGATTCTACTCTGGAAGCAACTGAAGAACAAGCAGCTGCTTGAATACGATTTCCATCGCCAGAAGCCCATCGATGAATTCGTCGTCGATTTCTTTTGCCCAAAGCTACTTCTTGCTATCGAAATCGATGGTGATTCTCACGAGGGGAAGCTCACGAAAGACAGCCAGCGACAGCGTGATATTGAGAAGTTCTCAATCCAATTCCTTAGGTTTTCTGACGAAGAAGTGAAGCAGAATCTTGAGGGTGTCGTCGATTCAATTGCTCATTGGATACAGACTCGACGACCGTCGGATACGAAGCTGCTTGACGAAGACAAGTCCAAGAATTAA
- a CDS encoding alpha/beta hydrolase, whose protein sequence is MVQRFSCLTAILVLVCVSAAQQKAVVSVPRDTSFTVSNTAAKVLKQYPHARLVEPKVPSGVTVQENIVYASDGSRDLHVDLFAPVKKLAKGYPAVLLIHGGGWRSGYRQMEWPMAQHLAAKGYVTATVEYRLSTEALYPTGVHDLKAAIRWMRGNAGKFNMDPKKIAVYGCSAGGELAAFLGTTGDVEGFEGSLGDLRQSSRVQAVIDIDGVLDFTDPAESAKDSIPEKPSAGKAWFGASFKEKPDLWREASPINYFGETTAPILFVNSSLPRYHAGRDEGIAKMKKLGIYSEVHTISNTPHPFWLFHPWFDEALGYIVTFLDKTLKGR, encoded by the coding sequence ATGGTACAACGATTCTCATGCCTGACTGCAATTCTCGTTCTTGTGTGCGTATCTGCTGCTCAGCAAAAAGCAGTGGTTTCGGTGCCGCGTGATACTTCATTTACAGTCAGCAATACAGCGGCGAAAGTGCTCAAACAGTATCCGCACGCGAGACTTGTTGAACCAAAGGTCCCCTCAGGAGTGACTGTTCAGGAGAATATCGTGTACGCGAGCGATGGTTCCAGAGACCTTCACGTCGACCTTTTCGCGCCGGTGAAAAAATTGGCGAAGGGGTACCCGGCCGTACTGTTGATTCACGGAGGCGGCTGGAGATCGGGGTACCGGCAGATGGAATGGCCGATGGCACAGCACCTGGCGGCGAAGGGATATGTTACCGCCACGGTAGAGTATCGCTTATCGACAGAAGCACTCTATCCAACTGGTGTTCACGACCTCAAGGCGGCCATCCGGTGGATGCGGGGGAACGCAGGGAAGTTCAACATGGATCCAAAGAAGATTGCAGTGTATGGCTGCTCCGCAGGTGGTGAGCTTGCGGCGTTTCTGGGAACGACAGGGGACGTGGAGGGGTTCGAAGGCTCACTTGGGGACCTGCGCCAATCAAGCCGCGTGCAGGCCGTTATCGACATCGATGGCGTGCTGGATTTCACCGATCCCGCTGAGAGCGCGAAAGACAGTATTCCCGAAAAGCCATCGGCGGGGAAAGCATGGTTTGGCGCTTCATTCAAGGAGAAGCCGGACCTTTGGCGGGAAGCATCACCGATCAATTATTTTGGCGAGACAACCGCTCCGATTCTCTTCGTGAACAGTTCCTTGCCGCGGTATCATGCCGGCCGTGATGAAGGCATCGCAAAGATGAAGAAACTCGGCATCTACTCCGAGGTGCACACCATTTCCAATACACCGCATCCGTTCTGGCTCTTCCATCCGTGGTTTGATGAAGCGCTCGGTTACATCGTCACGTTCCTAGACAAGACGCTCAAAGGAAGATGA
- the pelA gene encoding pectate lyase — MIRGDLSKQSERRGGIWSSLVPTTLLLLIVLSSGLAQNAKTVHWWASLTQREHWYGSPEAIRIADNLLLYQFPSGGWPKNIDMAEVLDEVSRKQLKAINHLDSSTIDNSATYTQLRYLAKVYRETKLGQFKTSFIRGFDYLLRAQYENGGWPQFYPLRQGYYSHITFNDDAMIGAMKLLRDASRGGADFAFLDEERKAKAATAVEKGIRCILKCQIRVNGDLTAWCAQHDEKDFSPAKARTYELPSLSGEESVGIIEFLMGIENPTGEIIASVQAAVKWFKKVKIYGIKVTEVSDTLGPEGRNRIVLKDSSAKPMWARFYEIGTNRPFFCGRDGVKRYALAEISFERRNHYSWLGYWPQRLLEKEYPEWVKKHSVRNVLR; from the coding sequence ATGATCCGCGGTGATCTGTCGAAACAGAGCGAGCGTAGAGGCGGAATCTGGTCCTCACTTGTACCGACGACGTTGCTTCTTCTCATCGTTTTGTCGAGTGGTCTTGCTCAGAATGCGAAAACCGTACATTGGTGGGCGTCTCTCACCCAACGGGAACACTGGTACGGGAGCCCGGAAGCTATCAGAATTGCAGACAACCTGCTGCTGTATCAGTTTCCTTCGGGCGGATGGCCAAAAAATATCGACATGGCAGAAGTGCTGGATGAAGTTTCACGAAAACAGCTGAAAGCCATCAACCATCTCGATAGTTCTACGATCGATAACAGCGCTACCTACACACAGCTCCGCTATCTCGCGAAGGTGTATCGGGAGACAAAGCTCGGCCAGTTCAAAACTTCCTTCATTCGGGGATTCGATTATTTGCTCCGGGCTCAGTACGAAAACGGAGGGTGGCCGCAGTTCTATCCGCTGCGACAGGGGTACTATTCGCACATCACGTTCAACGATGACGCTATGATCGGAGCAATGAAACTCCTGCGGGATGCTTCCCGCGGAGGTGCGGACTTCGCATTCCTCGATGAAGAACGAAAGGCAAAGGCCGCAACGGCAGTGGAAAAAGGGATCCGGTGCATACTCAAATGCCAGATCCGCGTCAACGGCGATCTGACAGCCTGGTGTGCTCAGCACGACGAGAAGGATTTCAGTCCGGCGAAAGCGAGGACGTACGAATTGCCCTCCCTCAGCGGTGAAGAATCTGTTGGCATCATTGAATTCCTCATGGGCATTGAGAACCCGACCGGTGAAATCATCGCCTCCGTGCAGGCGGCTGTGAAATGGTTCAAGAAGGTGAAAATCTACGGGATCAAAGTGACCGAAGTGTCCGACACACTCGGACCTGAAGGAAGAAACAGGATCGTCCTCAAAGATTCTTCGGCCAAGCCGATGTGGGCAAGGTTCTACGAAATTGGTACGAACAGGCCGTTCTTCTGCGGCAGAGATGGAGTCAAGCGCTACGCCCTCGCGGAAATATCATTCGAACGTCGGAACCACTATAGCTGGCTGGGGTACTGGCCTCAACGATTGCTCGAGAAAGAATACCCGGAGTGGGTGAAGAAACACTCCGTAAGGAATGTCCTCCGGTAA
- a CDS encoding PorV/PorQ family protein, whose product MKKITTYLLPFLAILLFSPNAWSQKVGSTSMQFLKVMPCARATAMGDAYSVLASGAEAVFWNPAGVANIEKRELSMTYLKWIFDTKQGALSFAMPVASFGAVGLQLQYVDFGEIPEALWASPYKDDIGTPGLTGNSFHPFTYLVGLSYASQITDKFSTGLSVKYARESLYNGATAVAVSSSGDTSTVNTWGDGLIFDFGLNYNTGFRTVRIAASMQNFGANVRYASEASPVPMALRVGIAGDLIGTNALLAESEESRLGIAFDLFQPNDYAQQAHVGMEYVYAGSVALRAGYKFNYDADGFTAGVGFQQSVAQLRMSFDYSYGALNYNLGNVHRISLGVGF is encoded by the coding sequence ATGAAAAAAATCACAACATACCTGTTGCCGTTTCTTGCGATATTGTTGTTCTCGCCGAACGCATGGTCGCAGAAAGTCGGCAGTACATCGATGCAATTCCTCAAGGTTATGCCTTGTGCCCGCGCAACGGCGATGGGTGATGCCTACAGCGTACTGGCATCCGGCGCCGAGGCGGTGTTCTGGAATCCCGCGGGCGTGGCAAACATCGAGAAACGCGAACTCTCGATGACATATCTAAAATGGATCTTTGATACGAAGCAGGGAGCGCTTTCCTTTGCAATGCCAGTGGCGAGCTTTGGAGCTGTTGGGCTGCAACTCCAGTACGTCGATTTTGGAGAAATCCCCGAGGCGCTCTGGGCATCCCCGTACAAAGATGATATCGGTACTCCGGGGCTTACGGGAAACTCATTTCACCCGTTCACGTACCTCGTCGGATTGAGCTACGCGAGCCAGATCACCGACAAGTTCTCGACGGGCCTTTCGGTGAAATACGCCCGTGAATCGCTCTACAACGGAGCAACGGCAGTTGCAGTCTCGAGCTCCGGTGACACGTCAACCGTGAACACGTGGGGAGATGGTCTCATCTTTGATTTTGGACTGAACTACAACACAGGCTTCCGAACCGTACGGATTGCCGCGTCGATGCAGAACTTCGGCGCAAATGTCCGGTATGCATCAGAAGCATCACCGGTTCCCATGGCGCTGCGCGTTGGCATTGCGGGAGACCTGATCGGCACCAATGCTCTTCTGGCTGAAAGTGAAGAGAGCCGGCTGGGAATCGCGTTCGATCTGTTTCAACCGAATGACTACGCACAGCAGGCTCACGTCGGGATGGAGTATGTGTACGCCGGCAGCGTTGCGCTCCGCGCCGGTTATAAATTCAACTATGACGCGGACGGGTTCACTGCCGGGGTTGGTTTTCAGCAGTCTGTGGCTCAGCTGAGGATGTCGTTCGACTATAGTTACGGAGCCCTCAACTACAACCTTGGAAATGTTCATCGCATAAGCTTAGGAGTGGGATTCTAA
- a CDS encoding TonB-dependent receptor — protein MTTSVSSRTAGCRMLPMPGLEWQGVHPSRLKARIALGIFVLMLLAAGSLLAQSGGKISGKVMDDATGEPLPGCNVIVVGTVMGASTDADGTYFILNVPPGKYDVQTSVIGYKRIMQGGVIVNSGRTTVVDFKLKLTELIQNEVVIEATRPDVQPEKTSTSTVIRPEDVQSLAGMRDIGDVIGLAADVTDGHFRGGRANEEYYMLQGMGITNPYDATAAFRPILSAVEEVEVITSGFGAQYGNAQSGVVNITMKEGKPDQWRTRLEVRGRAPGLKYFGPSVYDQSAQPYLQKLADPNFWKYGDASTGNKPIVGWTPTAFGGDSTLMLQFSKLLWQSATSRDLNKNYWTSQIDYSVEGAAGGPLAQGVTMFLALRSNVENAVVPTEEPNKQYQLMGNFTFDLGSGKTLRLSGGYQYESTNILGGGTGFYQWVWDRILGISYEQKANAQFGARFTHAISPRTFYEVKLNALHTAYRLGSSPYYDVITDAVRNMETGTAIISRAMNFMFYQNMTGKTFFYLGNNNSNFFDRKTTTVSLDASMTSQITNSHLVNGGIQANYYDLAVNDISQIASKGSIRLTKFSGNPYEAALYLQDKMEFQGMIANVGLRWDVWNSNNDYYSNQFDPFVIPDEAGNPTLNYSADAAPKTTAKPIGRLQPRVGVSFPVSTTTVFHLNYGTFMQRPSFQNVLGTNQKMPPPPSSPSVSSLGNPRLLPQVTAQYDIGVMQGLGQGFTLDVSGYYKDIKDLIDQAVFTNLSTGTSYFSYFNRDYADVRGFRVQLSNRRGALTGSLNYQFSVATGKSSSASNAPVSITKDLSGKISTDAVSKVPIKDVLLNFDRTHNLILNLAYVTRDQFGPQIWGIYPFDNFVVSLNSFARSGRPYTSANNANEVNGLRSPAEYNTNMRVSKALKNFFGMPATFYVEIFNVFNDKIYNYNYLFSTANKIDQNDATRRYTQYAFNDPAQGVLYWDDQNFGSAFAEDHSFMLYDNSPRAFYVGISIEF, from the coding sequence ATGACAACCAGTGTTTCCTCGCGAACCGCGGGCTGCAGGATGCTTCCCATGCCGGGCCTTGAATGGCAAGGTGTTCATCCTTCGCGGCTGAAAGCCCGGATTGCTCTCGGCATCTTCGTTCTGATGCTGCTGGCAGCCGGCTCGCTGTTAGCCCAGAGCGGCGGTAAGATTTCGGGCAAGGTGATGGACGATGCAACAGGCGAACCGTTGCCGGGCTGCAACGTCATCGTCGTTGGCACGGTGATGGGAGCTTCCACCGATGCCGATGGCACGTACTTCATACTCAATGTCCCACCGGGAAAATACGATGTGCAGACATCGGTGATCGGCTATAAGAGGATAATGCAGGGGGGCGTCATCGTGAATTCCGGCAGAACAACGGTGGTGGATTTCAAACTAAAACTGACCGAACTGATCCAGAACGAAGTAGTCATCGAGGCCACCCGTCCGGATGTGCAGCCGGAGAAGACATCCACGAGCACGGTCATACGCCCTGAAGACGTGCAAAGCCTGGCCGGCATGAGGGATATCGGTGACGTCATTGGCCTGGCTGCCGATGTGACGGATGGGCACTTCCGCGGCGGCCGTGCGAATGAAGAGTACTATATGCTGCAAGGTATGGGAATCACAAACCCATACGACGCGACAGCAGCGTTCAGACCAATCCTGAGTGCAGTCGAAGAAGTGGAAGTCATCACGAGCGGATTTGGTGCCCAATACGGAAACGCCCAATCAGGCGTGGTGAACATTACCATGAAAGAAGGTAAACCAGACCAGTGGAGAACAAGGCTTGAAGTACGGGGACGTGCGCCCGGGTTGAAGTACTTTGGTCCGAGTGTGTACGACCAGAGCGCGCAGCCATACCTTCAGAAGCTCGCCGATCCGAATTTCTGGAAATACGGTGACGCATCAACCGGAAACAAACCTATCGTCGGGTGGACGCCCACAGCGTTCGGCGGTGATTCAACGCTGATGCTGCAGTTCTCCAAGTTGTTATGGCAGAGCGCGACGTCGAGAGATCTGAACAAGAACTATTGGACATCGCAAATCGATTACAGCGTGGAGGGTGCCGCCGGTGGACCTCTCGCTCAGGGAGTGACGATGTTCCTTGCACTCCGGTCCAATGTCGAAAATGCCGTTGTCCCGACCGAAGAGCCGAACAAACAGTACCAATTGATGGGGAATTTTACATTTGACCTCGGCTCTGGCAAAACACTCAGGTTGAGCGGCGGATATCAGTATGAATCCACAAACATCCTCGGGGGCGGAACAGGATTCTATCAATGGGTATGGGATCGGATTTTGGGGATTTCCTATGAGCAAAAGGCGAACGCGCAGTTTGGAGCACGGTTCACGCATGCCATCAGCCCGAGGACGTTCTACGAGGTAAAACTCAATGCCCTCCACACGGCGTACCGTTTGGGCAGTTCACCGTACTACGACGTGATCACGGATGCAGTGCGAAACATGGAGACCGGAACGGCCATCATTTCCCGGGCCATGAATTTCATGTTCTACCAGAACATGACCGGGAAGACGTTCTTCTACCTCGGCAACAACAACAGCAATTTCTTCGACAGGAAGACCACGACGGTTTCGTTGGACGCATCGATGACGAGCCAAATTACCAACTCGCATCTTGTCAACGGTGGAATTCAGGCCAACTACTATGACCTGGCCGTCAACGATATTTCCCAGATAGCATCAAAGGGGAGCATCCGGTTGACCAAGTTCTCGGGCAATCCGTACGAGGCGGCCTTGTATCTGCAGGACAAGATGGAATTCCAGGGAATGATCGCAAATGTTGGATTGCGATGGGATGTGTGGAATTCGAACAACGATTACTACTCCAATCAGTTCGATCCGTTTGTGATCCCGGACGAAGCCGGCAATCCGACGCTGAACTACAGCGCCGATGCTGCGCCGAAAACGACCGCAAAGCCCATTGGACGGTTGCAGCCGCGCGTGGGCGTTTCGTTCCCCGTCTCGACTACAACGGTGTTTCATTTGAATTATGGAACGTTCATGCAGCGCCCGTCATTCCAGAACGTGCTCGGGACGAACCAGAAGATGCCCCCGCCGCCTTCCTCCCCGTCGGTGTCCAGCCTGGGGAATCCCCGGCTTCTGCCGCAGGTGACGGCTCAGTACGACATCGGAGTCATGCAGGGGTTGGGGCAGGGATTCACGCTCGATGTGAGCGGATACTACAAAGACATCAAAGACCTGATTGACCAGGCAGTCTTTACGAATCTCTCCACCGGCACGAGCTATTTTTCGTACTTCAACCGGGACTACGCCGATGTGCGCGGGTTCCGTGTTCAACTCTCCAACAGGAGAGGAGCTCTCACGGGATCCCTGAACTATCAGTTCAGCGTCGCGACGGGCAAGAGCTCGTCCGCCTCGAACGCTCCGGTTTCGATCACCAAGGACCTTTCAGGCAAGATCTCGACGGATGCCGTCTCCAAAGTTCCGATCAAAGACGTGCTCCTCAACTTTGACCGTACGCACAATCTTATTCTCAATCTCGCGTATGTCACGCGAGACCAATTTGGGCCACAAATCTGGGGGATTTATCCGTTCGATAATTTCGTGGTGTCGCTCAATTCGTTTGCCCGCAGCGGCAGGCCGTACACGTCGGCAAACAACGCAAATGAAGTGAACGGGCTCCGGTCGCCGGCCGAATACAATACCAATATGCGGGTGTCGAAGGCTCTCAAAAACTTCTTCGGAATGCCCGCCACGTTCTACGTTGAGATCTTCAATGTTTTCAATGATAAGATCTACAACTACAACTATCTCTTCAGCACGGCGAACAAGATCGACCAGAACGATGCGACGAGACGATACACACAGTATGCATTCAATGATCCGGCTCAGGGAGTATTGTACTGGGATGATCAGAATTTCGGCAGCGCCTTCGCCGAGGATCACTCGTTCATGCTGTATGACAATTCACCGCGGGCATTCTATGTCGGCATTTCCATTGAATTTTGA
- a CDS encoding glycoside hydrolase family 28 protein: MNSSRSKFTVGLFLFFLCLASSQAGQETSGSQGWSVLPSILKRIVPPSFPKRDFDVTTFGAVADGKTDCSKAFADAITTCNKAGGGRVVVPAGVFITGAIHLKSNVNLYVSKDATIRFSTDPKLYLPVVFTRWEGTECMNYSALIYAFEQNNIAVTGEGTLDAQGSDDNWWSWKGNRQAGAGKQNQNEARKKLLDMGEKNIPVKDRVFGEGSYLRPNFFQPYRCKNVLVEGVTFKNSPMWFLNPALCKNVSVINVTTEGQGPNNDGCDPESCTDVLIKNCFFNTGDDCIAIKSGRNSDGRRVNVACQNIIIQGCTMRNGHGGVVIGSEVSGSVRNVFAEECAMDSPNLDRGLRIKTNAVRGGVIENVFMRNVKIGQVAEAVVKIDFYYEEGDKGNFTPIVRNVDVRNVECSKSQFGVWIRAYDRSPATGIHIENCTFNNVAEADVLDNVKDLSLINVKTTFRKASEKVQ; encoded by the coding sequence ATGAACTCCTCACGCAGCAAATTCACCGTTGGACTATTCCTCTTCTTCTTATGTCTTGCATCATCGCAAGCCGGACAGGAAACTTCTGGCAGCCAGGGCTGGAGTGTCTTACCATCGATTCTGAAACGGATCGTACCCCCGTCGTTTCCGAAAAGAGATTTTGATGTGACGACGTTTGGCGCTGTCGCTGACGGAAAAACCGATTGCAGCAAGGCGTTTGCCGATGCAATCACTACATGCAACAAGGCAGGCGGGGGCAGGGTTGTAGTGCCGGCGGGCGTGTTTATCACAGGCGCAATCCATCTGAAGAGCAACGTCAACCTGTATGTCTCCAAAGACGCTACCATACGGTTCAGCACTGATCCGAAACTGTATCTTCCTGTCGTCTTTACGCGGTGGGAAGGGACTGAGTGCATGAATTATTCCGCACTCATCTACGCGTTCGAGCAAAACAATATTGCAGTTACGGGGGAGGGGACACTCGATGCACAAGGATCGGATGACAACTGGTGGTCCTGGAAAGGAAACCGGCAGGCGGGAGCAGGGAAGCAGAACCAGAACGAAGCAAGAAAGAAGCTCCTGGATATGGGAGAGAAGAACATCCCTGTCAAAGACCGGGTTTTCGGTGAGGGATCGTATTTGCGGCCAAATTTCTTCCAGCCGTACCGGTGCAAGAATGTCCTCGTCGAGGGCGTCACATTCAAAAACTCTCCGATGTGGTTTCTCAATCCCGCTCTCTGCAAGAATGTTTCAGTCATCAATGTGACAACAGAAGGACAGGGGCCGAACAATGACGGCTGTGATCCGGAATCGTGCACGGACGTTCTCATCAAGAACTGCTTTTTTAACACGGGCGACGATTGCATCGCGATCAAGTCAGGCCGGAACAGTGATGGGAGGCGCGTCAATGTGGCTTGCCAGAATATTATTATTCAGGGATGCACCATGCGTAACGGTCACGGCGGTGTTGTCATAGGGAGCGAAGTGAGCGGAAGTGTACGGAACGTGTTTGCCGAAGAGTGCGCAATGGATAGTCCGAACCTCGACAGGGGGCTCAGGATCAAGACCAACGCAGTCCGGGGCGGCGTGATCGAAAACGTGTTTATGCGCAACGTGAAGATAGGGCAGGTTGCTGAAGCGGTGGTGAAAATCGATTTCTATTATGAAGAGGGCGATAAGGGGAATTTCACACCCATTGTCCGGAACGTTGACGTACGAAACGTGGAGTGCAGCAAGAGCCAGTTTGGCGTGTGGATCCGCGCCTATGATCGATCACCAGCGACGGGAATTCACATCGAAAACTGCACATTCAACAACGTGGCGGAAGCGGATGTCCTCGATAATGTGAAGGACCTCAGCCTGATAAATGTGAAGACGACGTTTCGGAAAGCTTCGGAAAAAGTACAGTGA